From the genome of Oscillospiraceae bacterium:
AATGTGGACCGGCAGCGAAAGCTCTCCCTCTTCGTCCATAATATCACAGGGTGCAATCGCGGCATAGCCGTGGTCACGAATCGTCTGCCAGTGCATATGGCTTTCATTGCGTCCGCCGGGATAGGCGGTGTTGCATTCCACAATTGTACCGTTCAGCTTCTGCACCAGCGGCGCAATCAGTACCGGTTGCAAAAAGTTGTGCCCGCCCGGCTCACCGGTAGAGATCTTTACCGCGGCCTTGCCGGGCAGGGAAATACCGAGCGCTTCATAAATACGGATTAAACTTTTTGGGGAAATTTCTTTTGTAAAATAAACAGTTGCCATTGTGGTTCCTCCTTGTGCTGTCTGCCGGGTGCATTTATTCTTTGCCTCTTTTGGCTACAGCATATACCATGGAGTGAACTCCAAGTCAATCACTTTTCAAAAGAAATTTATAAAATGTTGGGGTAGCATATAAAAATACCTGCAGGCGGCAAAACCGTGTGCAGGTATTTTGGGAAAAGACTGATCATTTTGATACAGGGTGCAGATTTTTAGAGGGAAAGCTCTGGGCAGGTCTGAATCCTTCTGCGGCGTATGCAAGTGTAAATCCATTCTTTCGGATTATCCTCATAACGTAGGTTGCTTCTTTTTAATGGGAATCCAAATCTCGCTGTCATACTTTTCATCTTGAGTCCCTTTTTCATAATCGTTTGGGTTGGAATAATATTCGAAATTATATCCTCCGTCAATTTCATAATCTGTGCAATTCGGCAGCCATTCAGAGAATATCTTTGTGTTGACTTTCTGTAATACTTTTGGCAGAGGGCCGACGCATGGAAAGACTGCCCATGTATGCTTTGGAATTTCAAAAATCTTAAACTTTTCGGGTAAACGTTTTTCCGCATTGTAATCATCTGCAATCAAGTATTCAAATTCTTGACTTTTTTCGTCTTTTTCAATGCACACACCATACATACCGCAGATGTATTTTCCGTTGTCAGATTGAGAATGCTCCGTCCAAAATGCGGGGATATCCTTATACGAGGTTTCACCATTGAATATTTTTGATACGCCGATTACCTTAAAAGCTTCTTTTTCAACAATTTTGTAATCCATAATATAACCGCCTTCCAATAAAAATTTGAGTTTTAGCGGTGCAAATGTTTTAATCGTTTTACCGCCTTTTCTCACCGCAGTAGGCGTAGCACCATGGAATCGAGTGAATGCTTTTGTAAAGCTATCCGGAGAATCATATCCATACTTCATGGCAATACTAATGATTTTTTCATTTGTTGTAAGCAAGTCCTTTCCCGCATTGGCTAATCTGCGGTTGCGAATATACTCTCCAACAGTGAATCCACAAAGCAAGCTGAAGGCTTTTTGAAAATAAAACGGTGATATAAATGCTTTTGCAGCTATATCTTCTACTTTTAATTCCTTTTCCAAATTGTCTTCAATATACTGGATAGCTTTGCTTATACTTTCAATCCAGTTCATGAAACCAACTTCCTCTCTGCATTTTTATTATAGCGCTTCCGTATTATTTGCTCCCGACAGTTTGTGTTTAAATGTGTCTATAAAGGTTATACAAATAATCTGCACTTTGAATCCAAAAGAGACAGCGGAATTTATAAAAAATCCACCGCGGCTTTGTATCAAAGCTGCGGTGGATTTTTGGCGGAGGATCAGGGATTCGAACCCTGGCGGCGCTATACACGCCCTACGAGATTTCGAGTCACGCCTCTTCGACCACTTGAGTAACCCTCCGTATTCTATTTTTGCAGAACATATCTATTCTATAAAAAAAGGAACAGATTGTCAAGAGGAAAAGTACTGGTGAAAACTTGACGATTTCGGACGATTTAGGTACAATGATAAAAATGAGGAAGTGAGGGACTTACAATATGAATCTGATGAGACGGGCGGCGGAAGAAATGGCTTCGCTCTCAATTTATCGTGGCATTTTAAACAGGACCGTGCCAGCGGCCTTTTACCGGCTGCTTTGGGCTGACACCCGCGAAAGTTTTCTGCGCGCGTGGGGCGATTTCTTTGCGGTGCTGTGTGAGCGCGACAGCAGCGAAAGCTTTGCAAATCACTTAACCAGTACCGCACTGTATGATGAAAACGGCTTTTCGCTGGCTGCCGCAGGGGGCCAGACACAATTTGCCCCGTCCATGATGGACGCAGTCCGGCGCGATTTACAGATTATTCTGCGCCTTGCAGAGCTGACACCAGACGACCTTTTGGCTGACTGCAGCTTTGAAGATCTGCCGCCGCTGCCCCGCTGGAAGTGCGGCAAGCCTATGCCGCAGCTTTCTGGTACGCCGTCAGAGTATCTTCCGCGCATGGCTGAGTATTACCGCAAAAATGGCTGCGGCATGTACGCGCGCTACCGCGCATTTATTTGGCGCGATAAAAAGATTTTGCCGGTTGCTCACCCGGACCCGCAGCGCATGGAGGACTTGAAAGGCTATGAAGTGCAGCGCGGCCAGGCCATTGATAATACAGTCGCATTTCTGCGCAATCTGCCGGCAAATAACTGCCTGCTCTATGGAGACCGCGGTACCGGAAAATCTTCTACTGTAAAGGCACTGCTTAATGCTTTTTATACAGAAGGTCTGCGCGTGATTGAAATGCCGAAAGAGTACCTGATGGATTTCCCGTATCTGGTTGATCAGATTGCAGCCATTCCCATGCACTTTATTATTTTTATCGATGACCTGTCGTTTTCCAGCCAGGACGGCACATATGCGGCGCTCAAGTCGGTGCTGCAGGGTGGTCTTGCTGCCAAGCCGGAAAATTCGCTGATTTATGCGACATCAAACCGCCGGCATTTGCTGCGCGAAAACTTTGCAGACCGCGAAGGCGACGACGTGCACCGCAACGACACAATACAGGAATCACTGTCTCTGTCAGACCGCTTTGGCCTTGCAATCAATTTTATCAACCCGGATAAAGCCCATTTCCTTGATATTATTGCAAAGCTGGCTCATCAGCGGCAGATGGATGCGTATCTGCCGCAGCTGCAGGCCGGTGCCGAGCGCTGGGCAACCATGCATGGCGGCCGTTCACCGCGGGTTGCACAGCAGTATATCCGCGCCGCAGAAGCAAAAGTGCATCTGCAGCAGCCATTGGAGGACCTGTGAAATTCAGCGGACCAGTGCGGCCCGCTTAGTTGGAAGGAGAGCAATTTTGAAGATATCCAAACGAATAACGGCTGCGCTGCTCAGTGCGGCCATGGTGCTGGGCGCTTTTTCCGGCTGTGGTTTTTCAACAGGCGGCACAGCTTCCACAGCTGCCAACCCGAAAGATTGGCCCGCCACGGTCAACGGTGTTACCCTGAGTGGGGAGCCTGCCGGTGTGGCAGTCGTTTCGCCGAACCTTGCCGATGTGGTTTTGTCGCTGGGATATGAACTGCAGCTAAAAGGAAAGAGCAAAGACTGCACACAGAGCGCTGTTTCCAGTTTGACGAATGTTTCACTGGACGACCCGCAGCAGATGAAAAAACTTGGTGCTACGGTGGTGCTGACTGACACAAAACCGACCGATACCCAGCAGGATGCGCTGAATAAAGCCGGTGTACAGGCAATTACCATTCCTGCGGCGACTAGTCGTACCAATCTGCAGACTTTGTACACTGCGGTGGGCACAGCGATAAAGGGCAAAGAAACCGGTGCTCAGTGCGGAGAAAAAGCCGCTAAAAGCGCTTTGCTGACGATTGATTCTGTTACGCGGCTGATTCCAAAATCGCAGACAGTGACGACCGGCGTTTATCTCTATGATGTGGCAGGCAATGCGGCGACCGGCGACACAATGGCCGGCACCTTGCTGACTGCTGCGGGTATTACAAATGTTGCCGCCGGCAGCAAAGGCGGAAAAATGGCGGTCGCCAACCTAAAGACAGCCAACCCATCGCTGATTTTCTGCCCAAAGGGCCTGCGCAATACGCTGCAGAAAACAGACGGCTACAAAGACCTGACGGCGGTGCAGAACAACAAAGTCTATGAGATGGACCCGCTGCTGATGAAAACGCAGGGAGAGAACATGCTTTCTGCAGTTACATACATGGCCGGTGTTGCGTATCCGGCTCTGTTAAAGACGACTTCTGCAGCTGCCAGTTCTTCTTCCGGCAGCAGCGCTGCAAGCGGCGCAGTCATTCCCAACAGCACCATTCCTGCCGGTACGACATTGCAGCAGGGGGATCAGAACGACAACGTCAAGGCAATGCAGAACCGCCTGAAAGAACTGGGCTATCTATTTGTCAATGCAACAGGCTTGTA
Proteins encoded in this window:
- a CDS encoding AraC family transcriptional regulator; protein product: MNWIESISKAIQYIEDNLEKELKVEDIAAKAFISPFYFQKAFSLLCGFTVGEYIRNRRLANAGKDLLTTNEKIISIAMKYGYDSPDSFTKAFTRFHGATPTAVRKGGKTIKTFAPLKLKFLLEGGYIMDYKIVEKEAFKVIGVSKIFNGETSYKDIPAFWTEHSQSDNGKYICGMYGVCIEKDEKSQEFEYLIADDYNAEKRLPEKFKIFEIPKHTWAVFPCVGPLPKVLQKVNTKIFSEWLPNCTDYEIDGGYNFEYYSNPNDYEKGTQDEKYDSEIWIPIKKKQPTL
- a CDS encoding ATP-binding protein; amino-acid sequence: MNLMRRAAEEMASLSIYRGILNRTVPAAFYRLLWADTRESFLRAWGDFFAVLCERDSSESFANHLTSTALYDENGFSLAAAGGQTQFAPSMMDAVRRDLQIILRLAELTPDDLLADCSFEDLPPLPRWKCGKPMPQLSGTPSEYLPRMAEYYRKNGCGMYARYRAFIWRDKKILPVAHPDPQRMEDLKGYEVQRGQAIDNTVAFLRNLPANNCLLYGDRGTGKSSTVKALLNAFYTEGLRVIEMPKEYLMDFPYLVDQIAAIPMHFIIFIDDLSFSSQDGTYAALKSVLQGGLAAKPENSLIYATSNRRHLLRENFADREGDDVHRNDTIQESLSLSDRFGLAINFINPDKAHFLDIIAKLAHQRQMDAYLPQLQAGAERWATMHGGRSPRVAQQYIRAAEAKVHLQQPLEDL
- a CDS encoding peptidoglycan-binding protein, whose amino-acid sequence is MKISKRITAALLSAAMVLGAFSGCGFSTGGTASTAANPKDWPATVNGVTLSGEPAGVAVVSPNLADVVLSLGYELQLKGKSKDCTQSAVSSLTNVSLDDPQQMKKLGATVVLTDTKPTDTQQDALNKAGVQAITIPAATSRTNLQTLYTAVGTAIKGKETGAQCGEKAAKSALLTIDSVTRLIPKSQTVTTGVYLYDVAGNAATGDTMAGTLLTAAGITNVAAGSKGGKMAVANLKTANPSLIFCPKGLRNTLQKTDGYKDLTAVQNNKVYEMDPLLMKTQGENMLSAVTYMAGVAYPALLKTTSAAASSSSGSSAASGAVIPNSTIPAGTTLQQGDQNDNVKAMQNRLKELGYLFVNATGLYGDGTVQSVKDFQTYNQLDTTGVADEKTLTKLFSKDAASNPDSNG